In the genome of Montipora foliosa isolate CH-2021 chromosome 3, ASM3666993v2, whole genome shotgun sequence, one region contains:
- the LOC137997461 gene encoding adaptin ear-binding coat-associated protein 1-like, translating to MDDYESVLCVKNECFIYKIPPRTSNRGYRAADWKLDQPDWTGRVRVCAKGKECYIKIEDKNSGELFAKCPVDDYPGIAVEAVLDSSRYFVLKIVNDNGQHAFIGMGFQDRGDSFDFNVAMQDHFKWIKQNEKLEAEAVQPDLTPKLDLSFKEGQTIHINLGNRAPGATSRPKPGGGLAVIPPPPGGMAPKLAPPPGTGAASPASSRRAFPSNPQAAFPSMDSFGSSSGVHQSQPQKSTTTTTTSEWGDFTAASGNTDSSWEQF from the exons atgGACGATTATGAGAGCGTCCTGTGTGTAAAAAATGAAtgttttatttacaaaattcctCCTCGAACAAGTAATCGGGGCTACAG AGCAGCAGACTGGAAGCTGGATCAACCTGATTGGACTGGGAGAGTGAGGGTGTGTGCCAAAGGGAAAGAATGTTATATCAAGATTGAAGACAAGAATTCTG GTGAGCTCTTTGCCAAATGTCCAGTTGATGACTACCCTGGTATTGCAGTGGAAGCTGTGCTAGATAGCAGCCGGTATTTTGTCCTCAAGATTGTCAACGATAATG GTCAACATGCATTTATTGGAATGGGTTTTCAAGATAGAGGAGACAGCTTTGACTTCAATGTTGCAATGCAAGATCATTTTAA ATGGATAAAACAGAATGAAAAGCTTGAAGCTGAAGCTGTCCAGCCAGATCTTACTCCAAAACTAGACCTTAGCTTCAAAGAAGGACAAACaatacatattaatttaggG AATCGTGCACCAGGTGCAACAAGTCGGCCAAAACCTG GTGGTGGCCTTGCTGTGATTCCCCCACCCCCTGGAGGCATGGCACCAAAGCTGGCCCCACCTCCAGGTACAGGGGCAGCATCACCTGCATCTTCAAGAAGAGCCTTTCCATCAAATCCACAAGCTGCATTTCCTAGTATGGATAGTTTTGGCTCCTCATCAGGAGTACATCAAAGTCAGCCACAGAAaagtacaacaacaacaacaacatcagagTGGGGAGATTTTACAGCGGCATCAGG GAACACTGACTCCAGTTGGGAACAGTTTTAA